The region CTGATCGTGGACTACGCCGGACACGTCAGGGCGAAGAACGCCGTACAGCGATGGTTCGTCGAGCAGACCCGGCTCGGCATTCCCGTCGAATTCACGAACGAAGGTATCCACGGTCTCAACCACAGCAAAGCCACCCCGTTGCCCGCACCGATCGGAATCGGCTCGACCTGGAACCGCTCCCTCGTCAGACAGGCCGGCGAAATCGCCGGCAAGGAGGCCAAAGCGCTGGGTTACAAAAATGTATATGCACCCATTCTGGACGTCGTGCGCGATCCCCGCTGGGGCCGGACGCTGGAGTGCTACGGGGAGGACCCCTTCCTGATCGCCGAACTGGGCATCCGGATGGTCGAGGGTATCCAGTCGCAGGGAATCGCCTCCACGCTGAAGCACTTCGCCGTGTACAGCGTCCCCAAGGGAGGCCGCGACGGCAATGCCCGGACCGATCCCCATGTGGCCCCGCGCGAACTCCACGAAATGTTCCTCTATCCGTTCCGCCGGGTCGTGCAGGAGGCCAAACCGATGGGCGTGATGAGCAGCTACAACGACTGGAACGGGGAACCGGTCAGCGCCAGCCGCTACTTTCTCACCGAACTGCTCCGCCAGCAGTACGGATTCGACGGTTACGTGGTGAGCGACAGCGAAGCGGTGGAATTCATCTACACGAAACACCAGGTGGCCGAAAGTTACGACGACGCCGTCCGGCAGGTGCTGGAAGCCGGACTGAACGTCCGTACCCACTTCACGCCCCCGGCCGATTTCATCCTTCCGATCCGCCGGCTGGTCAAGGCGGGCAAATTGTCGGAAGAGGTGCTCGACCAGCGGGTGCGCGAAGTTCTCTCGGTGAAATTCCGGCTCGGACTGTTCGACGCGCCTTACACCGACGAATCGCCCGAGTCGATCGGCGTGGCCGGCATGGACAAGCATCTGGATTTCGCCAGGGAGATACAACGCCAGTCGATGGTGCTGCTGAAAAACGAAGACAACACGCTGCCGCTCGACCGGAAAAAGGTGAAACGCATCCTCGTGACCGGTCCGCTCGCCGACGAAAGCAACTTCATGATCAGCCGCTACGGCCCCAACGCCCTCACTCCGGTGACCGCCTTGCAGGGTATCCGCGACTACGTGGGTAAAGACGCTTCGGTAAGCTATGCCAAAGGCTGCGAAGTGGTCGACGAAGGGTGGCCCAACACGGAACTCGCCGCCACACCCCTCTCGGCAAAGGAACGCGGCATGATCGCCGAAGCCGTGCGCCAGGCCCGGAAGAGCGACGTGGTGATCGCCGTGCTCGGCGAGGACGAGAAGCGCACGGGCGAAAGCCGTTCGCGCACCTCGCTGGAGCTGCCTGGACGCCAGCAGCAACTGCTGGAAGCGCTCCACGCGACCGGCGTGCCCGTGGTGCTGGTGCTGGTCAACGGACAACCCCTGACGATCAACTGGGCCGACCAACACATCCCCGCCATTCTCGAAACATGGTTCCCCTCGGTGGAAGGGGGTACGGTGATCGCCGAGACGCTTTTCGGGGAGAACAACCCGGGAGGCAAACTTCCCATCACCTTCCCGAAGTCGACCGGACAGATCGAACTGAACTTCCCCTACAAAAAAGGTTCCCACGGAGC is a window of Gallalistipes aquisgranensis DNA encoding:
- a CDS encoding glycoside hydrolase family 3 N-terminal domain-containing protein, which translates into the protein MKNFRTLLPALLLGCGFANGSTAQPSADIYRDGWIDFNKNGRKDIYEDPARPVSERVEDLLSQMTLEEKSCQLATLYGFGRVLKDSLPTPRWKNEVWKDGIANIDEMLNGVGSGLRRAPELIVDYAGHVRAKNAVQRWFVEQTRLGIPVEFTNEGIHGLNHSKATPLPAPIGIGSTWNRSLVRQAGEIAGKEAKALGYKNVYAPILDVVRDPRWGRTLECYGEDPFLIAELGIRMVEGIQSQGIASTLKHFAVYSVPKGGRDGNARTDPHVAPRELHEMFLYPFRRVVQEAKPMGVMSSYNDWNGEPVSASRYFLTELLRQQYGFDGYVVSDSEAVEFIYTKHQVAESYDDAVRQVLEAGLNVRTHFTPPADFILPIRRLVKAGKLSEEVLDQRVREVLSVKFRLGLFDAPYTDESPESIGVAGMDKHLDFAREIQRQSMVLLKNEDNTLPLDRKKVKRILVTGPLADESNFMISRYGPNALTPVTALQGIRDYVGKDASVSYAKGCEVVDEGWPNTELAATPLSAKERGMIAEAVRQARKSDVVIAVLGEDEKRTGESRSRTSLELPGRQQQLLEALHATGVPVVLVLVNGQPLTINWADQHIPAILETWFPSVEGGTVIAETLFGENNPGGKLPITFPKSTGQIELNFPYKKGSHGAQPVSGPNGAGETRVLGPIYPFGHGLSYTTFAYSDLQVSPKENHAGGKFTVTVKVTNTGDRQGDEVVQLYVTDKVSSVVTYTSVLRGFERVSLAPGETRTVTFELHPSHLQLLDRNMNWTVEPGRFDIMVGASSEDIRLKETVTVL